In the genome of Planctomycetia bacterium, the window GGCCGACCAGGCACGATCCAATGTGGGCAGCAACTTATCCTTCAATGTGGTGAAGTTCTTGGCATGCGTGTCGTAGCCGCTGAAATCGACGGCGACGAAGCGCACGCCCGACTCCACCAATCGCCGCGCTAATAGCGTGGCCTGCCCTTCGCGCGTGCGCCCGTAACGATCGCGTAACGCGTCGGGCTCGGCATTTAGGTCGAAGGCTCGTTTTGCCGTGGGAGAAGTGATCAGATCGTAGGCCTGCCGATAGAACACACCTCGATCGGCGACGGCTCCGGCCGAGCGATCGATCTGCCGCTGCCATGTATCGAGTCGATCGAGGATTCGCCGGCGGCGCTGCGTGCGCTCGTTGCCGACTTGCGAAGGGATGGAGACATCGTCGACGGTGAAATCTTTTTCATGAGGGCTACGCCGCACCATCAGCGGATTGTACGCCGAGCCGAGATACCCACCGCCGGAGTACATCATCGACTCCGACGCGCATTGCACATACGGGGGCATCCCGTTCTTCCAGCCGAGTTCCTTCGTCACCACGGAACCGAAGCAGGGATAAATCGTCGAGCCGACCGGAGCACCATTCACGTCGGGCACCTGAGGGTAGCCGGTCAGCATCCAATGTGTTGCTTCGGAATGCTGACTCCCTTGATGAACGATGGAGCGGACTTGGCACACTTTACTCATCTGCCGACTCATCAGCGGCAGGTGTTCGCAGACGCTGATGCCTGGTAGGTCGGTCGCGATGGTCTTGAACTCGCCTCGATACTCGACCGGCGCCTGCGGTTTCATATCGAGCGTATCGATATTGCTCATCCCGCCGTTGGTCCAC includes:
- a CDS encoding DUF1501 domain-containing protein, with product MFEVDNRPTQTCESLSRRSLLQVGSLGLFGLSLPKLLAAEQAQSRTALRDVNFILLWTNGGMSNIDTLDMKPQAPVEYRGEFKTIATDLPGISVCEHLPLMSRQMSKVCQVRSIVHQGSQHSEATHWMLTGYPQVPDVNGAPVGSTIYPCFGSVVTKELGWKNGMPPYVQCASESMMYSGGGYLGSAYNPLMVRRSPHEKDFTVDDVSIPSQVGNERTQRRRRILDRLDTWQRQIDRSAGAVADRGVFYRQAYDLITSPTAKRAFDLNAEPDALRDRYGRTREGQATLLARRLVESGVRFVAVDFSGYDTHAKNFTTLKDKLLPTLDRAWSALLADLSERGMLSNTVVLCAGEFGRTPRINAAAGRDHWSLSNTIGFSGAGIRMGEVVGATDAKCEQVVGRRHSTLDYAATIFRLMGIDDSQEYISNDGRPIQINNGGSAIAEALT